In Gossypium arboreum isolate Shixiya-1 chromosome 5, ASM2569848v2, whole genome shotgun sequence, a single genomic region encodes these proteins:
- the LOC108471500 gene encoding glycerophosphodiester phosphodiesterase GDPDL6 yields the protein MFGGKMIRFLVLISLLVQVTWAQKGGQPAVGGGGGGGQEMAPPPKPLALMKKWPTLSGYPPLVIARGGFTGLFPESCPTAIDMALSSAATDLALLCNLQLTKDNVGLCVTSINLENTTNIEDSFPNASKTYKINGEDVKGYFAMDYPFKALRDKVTIVQNILSRTDAFDNTSPLSTVEEVLQARPPLFWLNVQYDSFYDEHKLSMSDYIENTIGFHSIQYLSCTEIGFLKKMAKKVTNDTRLVLTFLGPDAIEPTEKKKYSDILKNLKAVRAFASGILVPKEYIWPLNANGYLAQPTTLVADAHKHDLEVFAAAFANDIPGSYNYSYDPTAEYLQFISDPNNTVDGFVTDFSQTAGNAIGCLAGNDTDKKVNALIITHNGASGTYPGCTDLAYEQAVKDGADIIDCSVQMSKDGVAFCLDSPDLTRDTTAMSTFLTRAVSIPEIQKEKGIFSFDLTWTEIQSLKPKMFSPFLQHSGLERNPEAKNKGKLISLSDFLGFAKTKPVGVLISIENARYLASKKHLDVVDAVTKTLKNASLENKQVMIQSDDSAVLSKFKGESGYKRLFRFEEISGVSKQAAEEIKKYADGAVLSRRSLIDIDLDYTTQQTNAVKELHDHNVSVYVYVMRNEFVHIPLDYYADPTIEIATYVIDVKVDGIVTEFPKTASRYLRSTCSDIDAEYCILASQPGGLLKILPKSLPATAFPSSPPLEIKDIVDPPLPPVGAVPVLDSKPPPQGPPGAQAPAPSSGMAVAANFGFSLAAFMALGLLYMGH from the exons ATGTTTGGTGGCAAAATGATCAGGTTTTTGGTTTTAATTTCCCTGTTGGTCCAAGTCACTTGGGCTCAAAAGGGTGGCCAACCTGCAGTCGGAGGCGGTGGTGGTGGAGGGCAAGAAATGGCGCCTCCTCCTAAGCCTCTGGCTCTTATGAAGAAATGGCCAACATTAAGCG GTTACCCGCCCCTTGTAATTGCTCGAGGAGGATTTACAGGGCTTTTCCCAGAATCGTGCCCAACTGCAATCGACATGGCCTTGAGTTCAGCAGCTACAGATTTGGCTTTGCTCTGCAATCTGCAGTTAACAAAAGACAACGTTGGCTTATGCGTGACGAGTATCAACCTTGAAAACACTACAAACATCGAAGACTCCTTTCCAAATGCTTCCAAAACTTACAAAATCAATGGAGAAGATGTTAAGGGCTATTTTGCTATGGATTACCCATTTAAAGCATTAAGGGATAAGGTCACAA TTGTCCAAAATATATTGTCTCGAACAGATGCGTTCGACAATACAAGTCCGCTGTCTACTGTTGAGGAGGTTTTGCAGGCTAGGCCGCCGTTGTTTTGGTTGAATGTTCAG TACGACAGTTTCTATGATGAACACAAACTCAGTATGTCGGACTATATTGAAAATACTATTGGATTTCACAGCATACAATACCTTTCATGTACCGAGATTGGTTTCTTGAAGAAAATGGCGAAGAAGGTAACCAATGACACAAGACTGGTCTTGACGTTCCTCGGTCCCGATGCAATCGAGCCCACGGAGAAAAAAAAATATAGCGACATATTGAAGAATCTCAAGGCCGTCAGAGCCTTCGCATCTGGAATTCTTGTTCCAAAGGAATATATATGGCCCCTTAATGCAAATGGCTACTTGGCACAGCCCACTACCCTTGTGGCTGATGCTCACAAGCATGACCTAGAAGTCTTTGCTGCTGCTTTTGCAAATGATATTCCAGGAAGTTACAATTACTCTTATGATCCCACAGCTGAGTACTTGCAGTTCATTAGTGATCCAAACAACACGGTCGATGGGTTCGTTACGGATTTCAGCCAGACAGCTGGAAACGCCATTG GATGCCTTGCAGGTAATGACACCGACAAGAAAG TGAATGCTTTGATTATAACACACAATGGAGCAAGTGGGACATATCCTGGTTGCACTGATCTGGCTTATGAGCAAGCTGTGAAGGATGGAGCCGACATAATAGACTGCTCAGTCCAGATGTCGAAAGATGGAGTTGCCTTCTGTTTAGATTCGCCTGATTTGACAAGGGACACTACAGCAATGTCTACCTTCCTCACTCGTGCTGTCTCCATCCCTGAAATTCAGAAGGAGAAGGGAATTTTTTCGTTTGATCTTACATGGACCGAGATCCAGAGCTTGAAAC CTAAAATGTTTAGCCCTTTTTTACAACACTCTGGGTTAGAGAGAAACCCTGAGGCCAAAAACAAAGGAAAACTCATCTCACTTAGTGACTTTTTGGGGTTTGCTAAAACAAAACCAGTTGGAGTTTTGATCAGCATAGAA AATGCTCGTTACTTGGCATCGAAGAAGCATCTTGACGTTGTAGATGCAGTGACCAAAACCTTGAAAAATGCAAGCTTAGAAAATAAGCAAGTCATGATTCAATCAGACGACAGTGCGGTGCTATCAAAGTTTAAAGGTGAGTCTGGTTACAAAAGATTGTTCCGGTTCGAGGAGATCAGCGGGGTATCTAAACAGGCAGCCGAAGAGATCAAGAAATACGCTGATGGAGCTGTGTTATCCAGACGTTCCTTGATAGACATCGACCTTGACTACACCACGCAACAAACCAATGCTGTCAAGGAACTGCACGACCACAACGTCTCGGTTTACGTCTATGTTATGAGGAATGAATTTGTTCATATCCCTTTAGATTACTATGCAGATCCCACAATAGAGATTGCCACTTATGTTATAGACGTAAAAGTTGATGGGATTGTAACCGAGTTCCCTAAAACTGCTAGCAGATATTTGa GGAGCACGTGTTCGGACATTGATGCAGAGTACTGCATCTTAGCATCTCAACCAGGTGGACTCCTAAAGATACTTCCTAAGAGTTTACCGGCAACAGCGTTCCCATCAAGTCCCCCACTTGAGATTAAAGATATTGTTGACCCTCCACTACCCCCGGTAGGCGCTGTCCCTGTTCTTGATTCCAAACCTCCGCCGCAGGGTCCCCCTGGTGCACAAGCGCCAGCTCCTTCAAGTGGCATGGCGGTTGCGGCCAACTTTGGTTTTAGTCTGGCTGCATTTATGGCACTCGGCTTGCTATATATGGGGCACTGA
- the LOC108472794 gene encoding uncharacterized protein LOC108472794 → MAPSLSIFFLFIITFCVTLTAAAAGHYSLQTFFPLPAYQSLIKHAKTPKPKLPFKTRYFPQTLDHFSFHPKSSKIFYQKYLINTQYWHKGSPIFVYTGNEGDIEWFAANTGFMLDIAPKFRALLLFIEHRFYGESMPFGKDSYQSAKTLGYLNSQQALADLAVLIRSLKQNLSSEASPVVVFGGSYGGLLAAWFRLKYPHIAIGALASSAPILQFDKIIPWSSFYDAVSLDFKDVSQNCYEVIKGSWAELVAISTRKQALAELSKAFRTCKSLHSTASVLEWLWTAFVYTAIVNYPTEANFLKPLPAYPVQQMCKIIDKSPSGETKLSRAFAAASLYYNYSQTENCFEVEYEVDPHGLHGWHWQTCTEMVMPMTCSNESMFPPSGFDYKRFAEQCRMKYGVLPRPHWITTEFGGERIEKVLKRFGSNIIFSNGMQDPWSRGGVLRNISATIIALVTEKGAHHVDFRAATKDDPDWLIQQRRQEVEIIQRWLDEYYVDLRHA, encoded by the exons ATGGCTCCTTCCCTATCTATTTTCTTTCTATTCATCATCACATTTTGTGTAACACTAACAGCAGCAGCAGCAGGGCATTATTCATTGCAAACATTTTTCCCTCTACCTGCCTATCAATCTTTAATCAAACATGCCAAGACTCCAAAACCAAAGCTTCCATTTAAGACTCGTTATTTCCCTCAGACTTTAGACCATTTCAGTTTCCACCCCAAGAGCTCTAAAATATTCTACCAAAAGTACCTAATTAACACTCAATACTGGCACAAAGGCTCTCCTATCTTTGTCTACACCGGGAATGAAGGAGATATTGAGTGGTTTGCTGCTAACACAGGGTTCATGCTTGACATTGCTCCCAAGTTCAGAGCTCTCCTTCTCTTCATTGAG CATAGATTTTATGGGGAGTCAATGCCATTTGGGAAAGACTCATACCAGTCAGCAAAGACCCTGGGGTACTTAAATTCACAGCAAGCCTTGGCTGATTTAGCAGTTCTGATAAGAAGCTTGAAGCAGAACCTGTCATCTGAAGCATCCCCAGTGGTGGTCTTCGGTGGATCTTATGGAGGAT TGTTGGCAGCATGGTTTAGACTTAAATACCCTCATATAGCAATTGGTGCATTGGCTTCTTCAGCCCCTATATTACAGTTCGATAAGATAATCCCATGGTCAAGCTTCTACGATGCTGTCTCCCTGGATTTCAAG GATGTAAGCCAGAATTGCTATGAAGTGATAAAGGGGAGCTGGGCAGAACTGGTGGCAATTTCAACTCGGAAACAAGCCTTGGCTGAACTAAGCAAAGCTTTCAGGACCTGCAA GAGCCTTCATTCAACAGCTTCTGTTCTAGAGTGGCTATGGACTGCTTTTGTTTATACAGCCATAGTTAACTATCCAACTGAGGCAAATTTCCTAAAGCCATTACCTGCTTATCCTGTGCAGCAG ATGTGCAAGATAATTGATAAATCTCCATCGGGGGAAACGAAGCTTAGTCGTGCTTTTGCAGCAGCAAGCTTATATTACAACTATTCTCAGACGGAAAATTGCTTCGAGGTAGAATATGAAGTTGATCCGCATGGTCTTCATGGTTGGCACTGGCAG ACATGCACGGAGATGGTTATGCCAATGACTTGTTCTAATGAGAGTATGTTTCCTCCATCTGGCTTTGATTATAAAAGGTTTGCAGAACAATGCCGAATGAAATACGGGGTTTTGCCTCGGCCACACTGGATCACAACTGAATTCGGTGGCGAA AGAATCGAGAAAGTATTGAAGAGATTCGGTAGCAACATCATATTTTCCAATGGAATGCAGGATCCATGGAGCAGAGGAGG TGTGCTGAGAAATATATCCGCCACTATCATTGCTCTTGTCACAGAAAAAG GAGCTCACCATGTTGATTTCCGAGCCGCCACAAAAGACGATCCGGACTGGCTTATACAACAAAGGCGGCAAGAAGTTGAAATCATCCAAAGATGGTTAGATGAGTACTATGTGGATCTCAGACATGCTTAA
- the LOC108473903 gene encoding VAMP-like protein YKT61, with amino-acid sequence MKITSLLVLKCNPEGSDPIILANATDVSHFGYFQRSSVREFIVFVARTVAKRTPPGQRQSVQHEDYKVHAYNRNGLVALGFMDDHYPVRSAFSLLNQVLDEYLKNFGESWRTVQADSTQSWPYLEEALVKFQDPAEADKLLKIQRELDETKIILHKTIDSVLERGEKLDSLVEKSSDLSAASQMFYKQAKRTNQCCTLL; translated from the exons ATGAAGATCACGTCGTTATTGGTGTTGAAGTGCAACCCAGAAGGATCTGATCCGATCATATTAGCGAACGCAACTGATGTGAGCCATTTCGGTTACTTCCAAAGGTCAAGCGTGAGGGAGTTTATCGTCTTTGTTGCTCGAACCGTCGCCAAACGTACACCTCCCGGCCAGCGCCAGTCCGTCCAGCACGAAG ATTACAAGGTACACGCTTACAACAGAAATGGACTTGTTGCCTTGGGATTTATGGATGACCACTATCCTGTTCGAAGTGCTTTTTCGCTTCTCAACCAG GTGCTAGATGAATATCTGAAAAATTTTGGGGAATCATGGAGAACCGTGCAAGCTGATAGTACTCAATCTTGGCCCTACCTGGAAGAAGCTCTGGTTAAATTTCAG GACCCTGCAGAGgcagataaattattgaaaatacAGAGGGAGTTGGATGAAACTAAAATCATCCTT CATAAAACTATTGATAGTGTACTTGAACGAGGTGAGAAGCTGGACAGTTTAGTTGAGAAGAGTTCAGATCTGAGTGCGGCATCTCAG ATGTTCTACAAGCAGGCCAAGAGAACCAATCAATGCTGTACCTTACTGTAA
- the LOC108470985 gene encoding two-component response regulator ORR24: MTMEEKLGGSNGEDGGRDRFPIGMRVLAVDDDPICLKVLENLLRKCQYHVTTTNQAITALKMLRENRNRYDLVISDVNMPDMDGFKLLELVGLEMDLPVIMLSAHSDTKLVMKGITHGACDYLLKPVRIEELKNIWQHVVRKKKPDSKDQINASNQDKSRGGTGETGPTSSSSDQKVSKKRKDQSEDEDEEGDDNGHEDPSTQKKPRVVWSVELHRKFVSAVNQLGLEKAVPKKILDLMNVEGLTRENVASHLQKYRLYLKRLSSVATQQANMVAALGSKDPSYLRMGSLDGFGDFRTLTGPGRISSASLSSYQPGGLFGRLNSSAALSLRGISSGVIQSGHSQTLSNPINGFGKIQPAVVPANQNQNGTLFQGIPTSINQLSQNKPTNHFGEFNRGNDPNAFGVATNFQDVRVTVGGSSNTLPVSSGNPLLLQSNTQQTQHSGAFGNQSSSLGVTSLNQEPFDMNVRGSSNFLDHGRCSENWQSAVQLSSFPSNALSTSEAFSHEQLPNNNLQESISWTSSHLSSSPLDLSSSMANPANLEDSRGNISQVSLNNNVIQNIDYTTKQQWGDSRHDYNGNMNNSFSRGDSLVPASGPMMDQSNLISDKMNDVSLFSQFSGDSTYVVPHLDGEKSAFDTKPRSNEDFLFETKPQNGFNQNSFEPLENIMMSMIKSDQNNETPLMDGEFGFDAYSLGSCI, from the exons ATGACTATGGAGGAGAAACTGGGTGGTTCCAATGGTGAAGATGGTGGCAGGGACAGGTTTCCAATTGGTATGCGTGTTTTagcagttgatgatgatcctaTTTGTCTCAAAGTTTTGGAAAATCTCCTTCGTAAATGCCAATATCATG TTACCACAACCAATCAGGCAATCACGGCCCTCAAAATGTTGAGGGAAAACAGGAACAGATATGACTTGGTTATTAGTGATGTTAATATGCCAGATATGGATGGCTTTAAGCTTCTTGAACTTGTGGGGCTTGAAATGGACCTACCTGTAATTA TGTTGTCAGCTCATAGTGATACCAAGCTTGTAATGAAGGGGATTACTCATGGTGCTTGTGACTACTTATTGAAGCCGGTTCGCATTGAGGAGCTAAAAAACATATGGCAACACGTCGTGAGAAAAAAGAAACCTGACTCTaaggatcaaattaatgcatCAAATCAAGATAAATCTCGGGGAGGAACCGGAGAAACTGGTCCAACATCTAGCAGTTCTGACCAAAAGGTCAGTAAGAAGAGGAAGGACCAAAGTGAAGATGAGGATGAAGAGGGTGACGATAATGGACATGAGGACCCTTCAACCCAAAAGAAGCCTCGAGTTGTTTGGTCTGTAGAGCTGCATAGGAAGTTTGTTTCAGCTGTCAACCAATTGGGTCTTGAGA AGGCTGTTCCGAAGAAAATTCTTGACCTCATGAATGTCGAAGGCCTTACAAGGGAAAATGTAGCAAGCCATCTACAG AAATATAGGCTTTACCTAAAAAGACTCAGTAGTGTTGCAACTCAACAAGCTAACATGGTTGCTGCATTAGGAAGTAAAGATCCGTCTTACTTGCGCATGGGTTCACTGGACGGCTTTGGAGATTTTCGCACATTGACTGGACCTGGAAGGATTTCAAGTGCCTCTCTGTCATCTTATCAGCCAGGTGGATTGTTTGGGAGACTGAACTCCTCTGCTGCTTTAAGCCTACGTGGGATTTCTTCTGGTGTGATTCAGTCGGGACATTCTCAAACATTGAGCAATCCGATCAATGGTTTTGGAAAGATCCAGCCAGCCGTGGTACCTGCAAACCAGAATCAAAATGGGACTTTGTTTCAAGGGATCCCGACATCAATCAATCAACTGTCGCAGAACAAGCCCACCAACCACTTTGGAGAATTTAATCGCGGTAATGATCCAAATGCTTTTGGTGTTGCTACGAACTTCCAAGATGTGAGAGTCACGGTTGGTGGCTCAAGTAATACTCTACCTGTTTCCTCGGGCAACCCTTTGTTGTTACAATCAAACACACAACAGACACAACATAGTGGTGCATTTGGAAATCAATCATCATCCCTTGGTGTGACATCACTGAATCAGGAACCATTTGACATGAACGTTCGTGGTTCTTCTAATTTTCTTGATCATGGTAGATGCAGCGAAAATTGGCAAAGCGCTGTTCAATTATCCAGTTTTCCTTCAAATGCATTGTCAACAAGTGAAGCTTTCAGTCATGAGCAATTGCCGAATAATAATTTGCAAGAAAGTATTTCTTGGACGAGCTCTCACCTTAGTAGCAGCCCTCTTGATCTTTCTTCTTCCATGGCAAATCCAGCAAATTTGGAGGACTCTAGAGGAAACATCTCCCAAGTCAGTCTAAATAATAATGTCATTCAGAATATTGATTACACAACAAAGCAACAATGGGGAGATAGCAGACATGATTACAACGGCAATATGAATAATTCATTCAGCCGAGGAGACTCCCTGGTCCCTGCAAGTGGACCTATGATGGACCAAAGCAATCTCATCAGTGATAAAATGAATGATGTTTCTTTGTTCAGCCAATTTAGTGGTGACAGTACTTATGTTGTTCCACACCTTGATGGTGAGAAATCAGCTTTCGACACAAAACCAAGATCCAATGAGGACTTCCTATTTGAGACAAAGCCACAAAACGGCTTCAATCAAAATAGTTTTGAACCTTTGGAGAATATAATGATGTCCATGATCAAATCG GATCAAAATAATGAGACCCCATTGATGGATGGGGAATTCGGATTCGACGCGTACTCTCTTGGATCTTGTATATGA
- the LOC108473904 gene encoding temperature-induced lipocalin-1 gives MSQKTMEVVKNLDIKRYMGRWYEIASFPSRFQPRNGVNTRATYTLNEDGTVHVLNETFTDGKRGFIEGTAYKADPQSDEAKLKVKFYVPPFLPIIPIVGDYWVLHLDDDYQYALIGQPSRNYLWVLCRQTHMDDEIYNQLVQKAKDEGYDVSKLQKTPQSDPPPEGDDTPKDSKGIWWIKSLLGM, from the exons ATGTCCCAGAAAACAATGGAAGTGGTGAAGAATTTGGACATCAAAAGATACATGGGAAGGTGGTACGAGATAGCTTCATTCCCATCAAGGTTTCAGCCAAGGAATGGGGTGAATACAAGGGCTACCTATACTTTGAATGAAGACGGAACAGTGCATGTGCTTAACGAGACTTTCACTGATGGCAAAAGAGGGTTTATAGAAGGCACTGCGTACAAGGCGGATCCCCAGAGTGATGAGGCAAAGCTGAAGGTGAAATTCTATGTTCCTCCTTTCTTGCCCATCATTCCCATCGTTGGAGATTACTGGGTTTTGCACCTTGATGATGATTATCAGTATGCTCTCATTGGTCAGCCTAGCAGGAATTATCTTTGG GTATTGTGCAGGCAAACACATATGGATGATGAAATCTACAATCAGCTGGTGCAGAAGGCTAAAGATGAGGGCTATGATGTGAGTAAATTGCAGAAGACCCCACAAAGCGATCCTCCACCTGAAGGAGATGACACTCCCAAGGACTCCAAAGGCATTTGGTGGATCAAATCCCTTTTAGGCATGTAG
- the LOC108470986 gene encoding uncharacterized protein LOC108470986: MLRRSGTCLRSCLVIFALVSALGVCGPALYWRFKRTLRFADSKFSCPPCICDCPQPLSLVKIAPWLANLSDTDCGRNDPDLKQEMEKQFIDLLTEELKLQEAVAEEHARHMNITFGEAKRVASQYQREAEKCIAATETCEGAREKAEALLIKERKLTTTWEHRAREMGWEGE, encoded by the exons ATGTTACGCCGATCAGGAACATGTTTAAGGTCGTGTTTAGTGATATTTGCACTAGTTTCAGCATTGGGAGTGTGTGGACCTGCTCTTTATTGGAGATTCAAGAGAACTCTCAGATTTGCTGATTCCAAATTCTCTTGCCCTCCTTGCATCTGTGATTGCCCCCAACCTCTTTCCCTTGTCAAGATTGCCCCTT GGTTGGCCAATCTCTCAGATACAG ATTGTGGACGCAATGACCCTGATCTGAAGCAAGAGATGGAGAAGCAATTTATAGACCTTCTGACAGAGGAATTGAAGTTGCAAGAGGCTGTTGCTGAAGAGCATGCTCGCCATATGAACATCACCTTTGGTGAAGCGAAAAGGGTGGCTTCCCAGTACCAAAGAGAAGCTGAAAAATGTATTGCTGCCACGGAAACCTGTGAGGGGGCTAGAGAAAAGGCTGAGGCTTTGCTGATCAAAGAGAGGAAACTCACTACAACATGGGAACATAGAGCTAGGGAAATGGGTTGGGAAGGAGAATAA